The Caminicella sporogenes DSM 14501 sequence GAGCATTTCCCGAAATCATAGTAAGCTTATCTACACATTCATCAACTACAACTTTATCAATCTCTACCATGTCAACTGACTCTAATTCTTTATACTTAGATAATTCATTTGCTACTCCACAATCTCCTCCACCTATTATTAATACTTTTTTAGGATTTTGATGAGTAACTACTGGTATATGAGAAATCATTTCATTATATATATATCCATCAAGTTCCGTTGTCTGCATAACCCCATCTAATACAAGGCAGCGTCCAAAATCATATGAATCTATAATATTTACATGTTGAAATGGAGACTTTTTAGATGATAAAACTTCTTTTACTCTGTAATAAAGCTTCATATTATCTCTTTCATCTTCTACTAACCATGTTTCACCATTAATTATTTTAAAGAATTCTAGTAATTGTATTTTTTCCATTTAACATTTGTTTGGCTAATACATGCCAAACACTTTCACCACCTTTCATCATTTTTATGATAATCTAACATATATTTTATGTAATATTTAATATTTTTTCAAATAAAATATTAAGCTTTTTCAAAACAACTTAAAAATCGCAAGTTTATTTATGCTCAAAAGGCAAAACATACATACCTTCATCTTCTTTCCATTCAGCATAAAAAACATCTTCTGGTTTATCTATTCCATGTCTTTTTAGCTGTTTTATAAGCCATTCTTCTTCAAATCCACATGCTTTAACATTATCCCACAAAACTTCACCATCTATAATAAAAGTTACAGGCAAATAAACAGGTTTTTCTGACAATTTTAAATCTTCATTTGTAGGAACCATATATTTTGACTTCTTCAATACACTTATCTTTCCATCTGATTCTAGTATAGCATATTCCACTTCACGTATAGAAAAAACATCTTTTTGTCTAAGTAAATTCTGAAGCTCATTTATATCCAATCTATTTTTCTTCAATTCATCTCTATCAATAACACCTTTACGAATAACTATAGAAGGATTGCCTTCTAAAAAACCTCTAACTTTTAAATATTTTTGTGTC is a genomic window containing:
- a CDS encoding DUF421 domain-containing protein, whose translation is MDLIHTSIELILGFIALLIVTKLIGNRQISQITPFDFISAIVLGELLGNAIYDREISIFHILYALFLWGMLMLTVEMLTQKYLKVRGFLEGNPSIVIRKGVIDRDELKKNRLDINELQNLLRQKDVFSIREVEYAILESDGKISVLKKSKYMVPTNEDLKLSEKPVYLPVTFIIDGEVLWDNVKACGFEEEWLIKQLKRHGIDKPEDVFYAEWKEDEGMYVLPFEHK